In one window of Camelina sativa cultivar DH55 chromosome 15, Cs, whole genome shotgun sequence DNA:
- the LOC104748645 gene encoding uncharacterized protein LOC104748645, which produces MSSMTKVIVPEDAAMAAFRKGLIPGSPLRKDLNIREPKDLDDALHRASKFALDEEEEAQIAAKTNDEQPSHPPKVKNRVEHHEPRKHHEPQDRKKGVIHAVSEVDDQEKQPSDPKELYCDFHMYPGHSTHECVHLKNYLYAKYLSGEVEATYQPKSARGGRGRRGGWHGGRSNRGCGAGGGRGYDGPPNAVQQPANQAPVNHQEEAPQVDELPGPPKRQRGQNPERVNSPPRGRITMILGPPEDCADSVRALKKRARQVCALQTAPTEPSLCLDPISFTSEDAKGTQHPHSDPLVIEVSMGDFDVERVLIDTGSTVNVLCWQTLEKIGVTPDQLKPETRTLTGYDGVAKMSMGDVKLQVRAGGVTRKTKFVVVDAPPIYNAILGVPWIYAMQAVPSTYHLCLKFPTTTGICTLYGDQRVARVCSVIEKKQRKTEAT; this is translated from the coding sequence ATGTCTTCCATGACAAAGGTAATCGTCCCGGAGGATGCAGCAATGGCAGCCTTCAGAAAGGGCCTGATCCCTGGATCACCGTTACGAAAGGACCTCAACATCCGGGAACCCAAGGACCTCGATGACGCGCTGCATCGAGCCTCCAAATTCGCACTggacgaggaggaggaagccCAAATAGCCGCAAAAACCAATGACGAACAACCATCGCATCCCCCTAAGGTTAAAAACCGGGTCGAACACCACGAACCCCGCAAGCACCATGAACCTCAGGATCGCAAAAAGGGCGTCATCCACGCAGTCTCCGAGGTGGACGATCAAGAGAAGCAGCCATCCGACCCGAAGGAACTCTACTGCGATTTTCACATGTACCCCGGTCATTCCACACATGAGTGCGTCCACCTGAAGAACTACCTGTACGCCAAGTATCTCTCTGGCGAAGTCGAAGCTACCTATCAGCCAAAAAGCGCCCGTGGAGGCAGAGGTCGCCGAGGGGGATGGCATGGAGGACGATCTAACCGAGGCTGTGGTGCAGGCGGCGGACGGGGCTACGATGGACCACCCAACGCAGTCCAACAGCCGGCCAACCAAGCACCCGTGAATCACCAGGAAGAGGCACCCCAGGTAGACGAACTGCCTGGCCCTCCCAAGCGACAGAGGGGGCAAAACCCGGAGCGGGTCAATTCCCCTCCTCGTGGACGAATAACCATGATACTTGGTCCTCCAGAGGACTGCGCAGACTCCGTTCGCGCACTGAAGAAGAGGGCACGACAAGTTTGCGCCCTTCAAACTGCTCCGACCGAGCCTTCACTCTGTTTGGACCCGATATCATTCACTTCGGAGGACGCCAAAGGGACCCAACACCCCCATTCAGACCCTTTGGTTATCGAAGTCTCGATGGGCGACTTCGACGTCGAACGAGTCCTGATTGACACTGGGAGCACTGTCAATGTACTCTGCTGGCAAACGCTAGAAAAAATAGGCGTCACACCAGACCAACTGAAACCCGAAACTCGAACGCTGACGGGCTATGATGGGGTTGCCAAGATGTCAATGGGTGACGTAAAGCTACAAGTACGAGCCGGCGGAGTGACCCGGAAGACGAAGTTTGTAGTCGTTGATGCACCACCAATCTACAACGCTATTTTGGGGGTACCGTGGATATACGCGATGCAGGCCGTACCATCGACCTaccacctctgcctcaaattcccaACTACCACAGGAATTTGCACTCTTTACGGCGACCAGAGGGTGGCCAGAGTCTGCTCTGTTATcgaaaagaaacagaggaagacgGAGGCCACATAG